A stretch of Cyanobacterium sp. HL-69 DNA encodes these proteins:
- a CDS encoding peptide/nickel transport system ATP-binding protein: MNLSLLSIQNLKIAYKSNYQNSEENINWVVNDVSFDVEKGEIIALVGESGCGKSTIGKAIMGLLPAQTRIEGNILFQEESVISYNFRQMRKFRGEGVGLIFQDPMTRLDPLMTIGEHCRETIKAHRPDLSSQEIKERVINTLELVKIPEKRFSQYPHEFSGGMRQRVAIALTLVLQPKLIIADEPTTSLDVTISNQILRELTTLCKEQEMGLILISHDLNMVGKYGDHIGIMYQGKMVETGMVQDVMNQPSHDYSKILLNSALHNQEKKEHYLDKEKEKKTTILELKKIDKYYSLEPNFIEQLLGKKTEIIKAVDNINFQLYEGEIFGLVGESGCGKSTLSRTILQLIKPTSGQVIFQEKDISILSPRSMLNVRREIQMIFQDPLACLNPLIPIGKAIAEPLIIHKLGNKTEIRSKVIQMLSKVGLCPPEDYLDRYPKEVSGGQQQRVAIARALITNPKLVICDEPVSMLDATVQAQVLKLMLALKEEFKLTYLFITHDLSVARYMCDRIAVMNQGKIVELAITEEIFTNPQHSYTVQLINS; this comes from the coding sequence ATGAATTTATCTCTTTTATCCATTCAAAATCTAAAAATTGCTTATAAAAGCAATTATCAAAATAGTGAAGAGAACATAAATTGGGTAGTAAATGATGTTTCTTTTGATGTGGAGAAGGGGGAAATTATTGCATTAGTAGGAGAATCAGGTTGTGGTAAGTCAACCATTGGCAAGGCGATTATGGGTTTGTTACCGGCCCAAACAAGAATTGAGGGAAATATTCTTTTCCAAGAAGAATCGGTTATATCTTATAATTTCCGACAGATGCGCAAGTTTAGGGGCGAAGGGGTAGGGCTGATATTTCAAGATCCCATGACAAGATTAGATCCTTTGATGACTATTGGGGAACATTGTCGGGAAACTATCAAAGCCCATCGTCCTGATTTATCTTCCCAAGAAATAAAGGAAAGGGTCATAAATACTCTGGAGTTGGTTAAGATACCTGAGAAGCGTTTTAGTCAATATCCCCACGAGTTTAGTGGTGGTATGCGTCAACGGGTGGCGATCGCCCTTACTCTTGTACTACAACCGAAATTAATCATAGCCGATGAGCCGACAACCAGCCTTGATGTTACTATTTCTAATCAAATTTTAAGGGAGTTGACAACCCTTTGTAAAGAACAAGAAATGGGTTTGATTTTGATTTCCCATGACTTAAATATGGTAGGGAAATATGGCGACCACATTGGGATAATGTATCAAGGAAAGATGGTGGAAACTGGCATGGTACAAGATGTTATGAATCAACCTAGCCATGATTATAGTAAGATTTTGTTAAATTCTGCTCTACATAATCAAGAAAAAAAAGAGCATTATTTAGATAAAGAAAAAGAGAAAAAAACAACTATTTTAGAATTAAAAAAAATAGACAAATACTATAGCTTAGAACCCAATTTTATTGAACAATTATTAGGTAAAAAAACAGAAATAATTAAAGCTGTTGATAATATTAATTTTCAATTATACGAAGGGGAAATTTTTGGTTTAGTAGGAGAGTCAGGATGTGGCAAAAGTACCCTTTCTCGGACAATTTTACAACTAATTAAACCTACTTCAGGGCAGGTAATTTTCCAAGAAAAAGATATTAGTATATTGTCACCACGATCAATGCTTAATGTGCGTAGGGAAATCCAGATGATTTTTCAAGATCCCCTCGCCTGTTTAAACCCTCTCATACCCATCGGCAAGGCGATCGCAGAGCCTCTTATTATCCACAAATTGGGCAACAAAACAGAAATCAGGTCAAAAGTAATCCAAATGTTAAGTAAAGTGGGGCTATGTCCTCCTGAGGATTATTTAGATCGTTATCCCAAAGAAGTTTCAGGGGGTCAACAACAGCGAGTGGCGATCGCACGGGCACTAATTACCAATCCTAAATTAGTGATTTGTGATGAACCTGTGAGTATGCTTGATGCGACAGTACAAGCCCAAGTGCTTAAATTGATGTTGGCATTAAAAGAAGAATTTAAACTCACCTATCTTTTTATTACCCATGATTTGAGTGTGGCGCGGTATATGTGCGATCGTATTGCAGTAATGAATCAAGGGAAAATAGTTGAGTTAGCCATCACCGAGGAAATTTTCACTAATCCTCAACATTCTTACACTGTACAATTAATTAACAGTTAA
- the mnhE gene encoding multicomponent Na+:H+ antiporter subunit MnhE, whose product MVPSILFRLVLWFLLTADFGVANVIIGVLVAMLLPPYNIFSKTKSNTSGETIKELLTIFKHIIIAIPQAYKESIDLILHRHRHEETVREAVAPNRSKLLIFLDTYVITFTPKAVVVKYNHRGWYEVHYVRRKAVEKK is encoded by the coding sequence ATGGTCCCCAGTATCCTTTTTCGTTTAGTCCTTTGGTTTTTATTAACTGCTGATTTTGGCGTTGCTAATGTCATCATCGGTGTATTAGTAGCAATGCTTTTGCCTCCCTATAACATTTTTAGTAAAACAAAATCAAATACTTCGGGGGAAACAATAAAAGAATTATTAACCATTTTTAAACATATTATTATTGCGATTCCTCAAGCCTATAAAGAATCGATTGATCTAATTTTACATCGTCACCGTCATGAAGAAACTGTCAGGGAGGCAGTCGCCCCTAATCGTTCAAAGTTGCTTATTTTTCTTGATACTTATGTGATTACTTTTACCCCCAAAGCTGTGGTGGTTAAATATAATCATAGGGGATGGTATGAGGTACATTATGTAAGAAGAAAGGCTGTAGAGAAAAAATAA
- the mnhD gene encoding multicomponent Na+:H+ antiporter subunit MnhD, protein MTNLTIIAIFLPLFSGFLIYLIPKIDRLFCLLTVSISAIYSIYIILNNVNLSIQLLDNFGVKLLVNNLSGYFILTNALVTGAVILYCWQTEKKTFFYTQAIILHGSMNAVFVSADFLSVYVALEVIGISAFLLVSYPRTDRSIWVGLRYLFTSNIAMLFYLMGTILVYKSNQSFAFEGLINSTPEAIALIFLGLLTKGGIFISGLWLPLTHAESESPVSAILSGVVVKAGIFPLLRCAVIMEDFNNFIHIVGVATAFFGIFYAFFSQDTKRILASSTVSQLGWILVAPEVGGYYALAHGLAKANLFMVSGVLPSRSIQELQNRAMSTRLWLTLVVGSLSICGFPLFYGFCAKTLALKSLSSTEELLMNISAVGTAMIYAKFIFLPSDGIDRVKSNLWWGVIPLMGAIFMANFLYLPAYTPLNILKALGLNAIGFALHLLLFKKMIFTLSRYFEELEQIIGVMILMLVVLFWMVVSWSPVSFFV, encoded by the coding sequence ATGACCAATTTAACTATTATTGCAATTTTTCTTCCTTTATTTTCTGGTTTTTTAATTTATCTCATTCCCAAAATAGATAGATTATTTTGTCTGTTAACCGTTTCTATATCAGCTATTTACTCAATCTATATTATTCTTAATAACGTCAATTTATCCATCCAATTACTGGATAACTTTGGCGTAAAACTATTAGTTAATAATTTAAGTGGTTACTTTATTTTAACCAATGCCCTTGTTACGGGGGCTGTAATTCTTTATTGTTGGCAAACCGAGAAAAAAACATTTTTTTATACCCAAGCTATTATCCTTCACGGTAGTATGAATGCCGTTTTTGTTAGTGCTGATTTTCTCAGTGTTTATGTAGCCTTAGAAGTGATTGGAATATCCGCTTTTCTGTTAGTATCATATCCTCGTACAGATCGTAGTATCTGGGTAGGATTGCGCTACCTTTTTACTAGCAATATTGCCATGTTGTTTTATCTTATGGGAACCATTTTAGTATATAAAAGTAATCAGTCTTTTGCCTTTGAAGGATTGATAAATAGTACTCCGGAAGCCATTGCTTTAATTTTTCTTGGTTTGCTAACCAAAGGGGGAATTTTTATATCAGGTTTGTGGTTACCCCTTACCCATGCAGAGTCTGAAAGCCCCGTATCAGCTATTTTGTCGGGGGTGGTAGTGAAAGCGGGAATTTTTCCTTTATTACGCTGTGCCGTGATAATGGAAGACTTTAATAACTTTATCCATATTGTTGGTGTTGCAACGGCATTTTTTGGTATTTTTTATGCTTTCTTTTCCCAAGATACTAAAAGAATCCTCGCTTCTAGTACCGTATCTCAACTAGGCTGGATTTTAGTCGCCCCAGAAGTGGGAGGTTATTACGCCCTTGCCCACGGATTAGCGAAGGCGAATTTATTCATGGTAAGTGGAGTTTTGCCTAGTCGTAGCATTCAAGAGTTACAAAATAGAGCCATGAGTACGAGGTTATGGTTAACATTGGTGGTGGGTAGTTTATCTATTTGTGGTTTTCCCCTATTTTATGGTTTTTGTGCCAAAACCCTCGCTCTCAAAAGTCTATCTTCCACGGAGGAGTTATTAATGAATATTAGTGCGGTGGGTACTGCGATGATTTACGCTAAGTTTATTTTTTTACCTAGTGATGGCATCGACAGGGTTAAATCAAATTTATGGTGGGGTGTAATACCTTTGATGGGGGCTATTTTCATGGCTAATTTCTTATATCTTCCTGCTTATACTCCCCTTAATATCCTAAAAGCTTTGGGGTTAAATGCGATCGGTTTTGCACTGCATCTTTTGCTATTTAAAAAAATGATTTTTACTTTATCCCGATATTTTGAAGAATTAGAACAAATTATAGGGGTAATGATCTTAATGTTAGTTGTATTATTTTGGATGGTAGTATCATGGTCCCCAGTATCCTTTTTCGTTTAG
- the mnhC gene encoding multicomponent Na+:H+ antiporter subunit MnhC, translating to MDVMSTGVVAYYVWVASRTGVFTPILVGQIDNDTIEYADPVPLAVILTAIVIGFSIQALMLVGVMKLGKNNPTLESSEIEKNNTP from the coding sequence ATGGACGTTATGAGTACGGGGGTAGTAGCCTATTACGTCTGGGTAGCATCACGAACGGGAGTTTTTACCCCGATTCTAGTAGGGCAGATAGATAACGATACCATAGAATACGCTGATCCTGTACCCCTAGCAGTAATTTTAACCGCCATTGTAATCGGCTTTTCTATCCAAGCCTTAATGTTAGTGGGAGTAATGAAATTAGGCAAAAATAACCCCACCTTAGAAAGTAGTGAAATAGAAAAAAATAACACCCCATGA
- the yadG-4 gene encoding ABC2-type transport system ATPase component: MTPTTNLPSENITTNKIVVVETYELSKIYLTGFWLNKKVPSLKNCTLQVYKGETFGLLGPNGAGKTTLLKTLLGIVKPTSGRAKLLGKPLGDNSVKQRLGYLPENAYYYDFLTAWEFLHFIASLFQIPKHEQNKRILELLDLVGLAKQTAQKKQLRQYSKGMMQRVGMAQALINDPEIVFFDEPMSGLDPMGRYQVRQIILSLKEQGKTIFFNSHVLADVEKICDRIAILARGELLNIGSLDDILGTQETYHATIRNGEIKDMEDWLTNITQENHIFRGELEGNPQEFINHLATTKGELVSINLVRDSLEDYFIRQLEERGITSSQ, from the coding sequence ATGACCCCCACCACAAATTTACCTAGCGAAAATATAACTACTAATAAAATCGTAGTTGTCGAAACCTACGAACTATCAAAAATTTACCTTACAGGATTTTGGCTCAATAAAAAAGTACCCTCCCTCAAAAATTGTACCTTGCAAGTTTATAAAGGGGAAACATTCGGCTTACTAGGGCCTAACGGTGCAGGAAAAACCACCCTTCTTAAAACCCTTCTGGGTATTGTTAAACCCACTTCTGGCCGGGCAAAGTTACTAGGAAAGCCTCTAGGAGATAATAGTGTTAAACAAAGATTAGGGTATTTACCAGAAAACGCTTATTACTATGATTTTTTAACCGCATGGGAATTTTTACACTTTATCGCTTCTTTATTCCAGATTCCTAAACATGAACAAAATAAACGTATTTTAGAACTTCTCGATTTAGTAGGTTTAGCCAAACAAACTGCCCAGAAAAAGCAATTAAGGCAATATTCTAAAGGGATGATGCAAAGGGTAGGCATGGCACAGGCTCTCATAAATGATCCCGAAATAGTCTTTTTTGATGAACCGATGTCTGGATTAGATCCCATGGGACGTTATCAGGTAAGACAAATTATATTATCCCTCAAAGAGCAGGGAAAAACTATCTTTTTTAACTCCCATGTGTTGGCAGATGTAGAGAAAATTTGCGATCGCATTGCCATCCTTGCCCGAGGAGAATTATTAAATATAGGCTCTTTGGATGATATTTTAGGCACCCAAGAAACCTACCACGCCACCATCAGAAATGGTGAAATAAAGGACATGGAAGACTGGTTAACTAATATCACCCAAGAAAATCATATTTTTCGGGGCGAATTAGAAGGCAACCCCCAAGAATTTATTAACCACCTTGCCACCACCAAGGGAGAGTTAGTCAGTATAAATCTTGTGCGCGACTCCCTCGAAGATTACTTTATCCGTCAATTAGAAGAAAGGGGCATTACATCCAGTCAGTAG